A genomic segment from Epinephelus fuscoguttatus linkage group LG17, E.fuscoguttatus.final_Chr_v1 encodes:
- the lratd2a gene encoding protein LRATD2a, which yields MGNQMDKLSHLSYAEVPTVDPNGVDTEDGPRIGVSYIFSNDDDELEDGCAVDGTDKDPNQEEKQYDQRDEVECAVYNRDECIYEKSVKSASLEVYSPENLLNKCKAGDLVEFVATGQFPHWAVYVGDFQVVHLHRAEVKNSFLTDASQGRRCRIVNDLYKFKALGPDVVVQNAMEQVGLKDRELSWRNSECFAAWCRFGKREFKMGGEIRIGKQPYRLKIFMSDKHSHVLEFQSLEDMIMEKRRNDHLGRTAVLQELATHFSSVEEIKSEPGAD from the coding sequence ATGGGGAACCAGATGGACAAGCTGTCACATTTAAGTTACGCAGAAGTTCCCACAGTGGACCCGAACGGAGTGGACACGGAGGACGGTCCACGGATTGGCGTCTCGTACATCTTTTCAAACGACGACGACGAGCTGGAGGATGGCTGCGCGGTCGATGGCACCGATAAGGACCCGAATCAGGAAGAGAAACAATACGACCAGCGCGACGAGGTGGAGTGCGCCGTCTATAACAGAGATGAATGCATTTACGAGAAGAGCGTCAAGTCTGCCAGCCTGGAGGTTTACTCCCCGGAGAATCTACTCAACAAATGCAAAGCGGGGGACCTGGTGGAGTTTGTGGCAACGGGTCAGTTCCCGCACTGGGCTGTGTACGTGGGAGACTTCCAGGTGGTGCACCTGCACAGAGCTGAGgtgaaaaacagctttttgaCAGACGCCAGTCAGGGAAGGAGGTGTAGGATTGTGAACGACTTGTACAAATTCAAAGCTCTGGGTCCGGACGTGGTGGTGCAGAACGCGATGGAGCAAGTGGGCTTAAAGGACCGAGAGCTGAGCTGGAGGAACTCCGAGTGCTTTGCCGCCTGGTGCAGGTTCGGCAAGAGGGAGTTCAAAATGGGCGGGGAGATACGGATAGGCAAGCAGCCCTACAGGTTGAAAATCTTCATGTCGGACAAACACTCGCACGTGTTGGAGTTTCAGAGTTTGGAGGACATGATcatggagaagaggaggaacgaTCACCTGGGCAGGACAGCCGTGTTGCAGGAGCTGGCCACTCACTTCAGCAGCGTGGAGGAGATAAAAAGTGAGCCAGGCGCAGACTGA